A segment of the Butyrivibrio fibrisolvens genome:
ATTGGTTTCAAAAGATAATCTTCCACTCCAAGGCGAAGCGCTTCCTGTGCATAAGAAAACTCAGCGTGGCCTGTATAGAAAATTGATTTAACATAGGGTTTATTGTCATAAAGCCATCTGATGAGTTCGATCCCATTGCCATTTGGCATTTCTATATCGGTGATGATTATATCAATATCATATGTCTTGAGCATTCTGATAGCTGTATCTTTACTATGACATTTATATATTTTATCAGCATTAAGCCTTTCCCAATCCACACCTTCTTCGAGTCCGAGCAGGGCTACTTCTTCATCATCTGTAAGTAAAAAATTAAACTTTCTCATTAAAAATCGTCCTCAAAATCAGAATCATTTATAGTAATACACGGTATCTTAATGATCGTGACAGCACCTTCTTCATTTTTAAGTTCTATTGATGCCTTGTCATCGAATATGAGTTTAAGTCTCTGTCTTATATTATTAAGGCCGACATGACCTTCTACATTTATTTTACCATCATAAGCCTTGATGATACGTTCAGGATATCCTCCGCCATTATCTTTTATGATCATCGTAATATACTCTTTTTTCTCATCCGCATGAGCAGATATTTCTATCAGACAATTCTTCTGAGTTGAAAAGGCATATTTAACACTGTTTTCCACAAATGTAAGAATCAAAAAAGGAGGAACAAGTGCACTTCTCAAGCCATCTTCTATATTCAGATCAACTTTGATCTGCTTAACATATCTGATCTCTTGAATTTCCATATAACAATCCAGATAATCAAGCTCTTTGCTAAGCTCAACAAGTTCACGAGTATCATAGAACATATATCTTGAGTAGTTGACGATTGCTTTGGACAAGCGCTGGATAGTTTCAAAATCACGGCGCTGTGCCAGCGAATAGATTATATTCAAAGTATTGGCAAAAAAGTGCGGTTTGATCTGCTGCTGGAGATATTGCATAGTAGCTTTCTGACTTTCCAGCTCTGCTTCATATTTTTCAATCTTAAGTTTCTTGATCCTTGCCGCCATATTATTAAATGTTTTGATCAGATATGAAAGCTCACTTATATTAGAATCGTCTTCCATCGTTATATCAAGATTGCCTTCGGAGAACCGGTTCATATTACCTGCAAAAAGGTTTATAGGTGTTATGAGCTTTCTTGATACTATAAGACAAGAAACCGGAGCCATTATAAGTAAAGCAATTGCAATGCAGGCAAAAATGATCCTGAATACCCATAGATCAGATATTATTGAATCTTTACTTGTCAGAATACCAAAATAATATCCGGTCCTATCCGACACATACCCTGTCTGCAGATAACTTTTTTCACCAATCTCAACATATTGTCCTTCGTTTAAGACATTTATGGATCCAGATATATCAGCAGAAGAAACGATGATATCTCCATTCTCATCAGCAGCAAAAACTATAC
Coding sequences within it:
- a CDS encoding histidine kinase, which gives rise to MVKKKNLQQLLIRYWIGLFVVFFLIYLIAQFFFLKNLTIKAEENIGSKVYVSSSNVEKMLDFADSYIYEAMYNGSTQSPSKLYSSLQSEEDPVKLLETKSAISASINSIVNWSDAIDYILFYTQSDNEPIWIESANGRHYNDKKEVKTLIKDQIEQNDDSTLRRYMVVKGTRQNYMVRIIKFEQSYFVVGVSTQEILNGLSEAATSDDSIVFAADENGDIIVSSADISGSINVLNEGQYVEIGEKSYLQTGYVSDRTGYYFGILTSKDSIISDLWVFRIIFACIAIALLIMAPVSCLIVSRKLITPINLFAGNMNRFSEGNLDITMEDDSNISELSYLIKTFNNMAARIKKLKIEKYEAELESQKATMQYLQQQIKPHFFANTLNIIYSLAQRRDFETIQRLSKAIVNYSRYMFYDTRELVELSKELDYLDCYMEIQEIRYVKQIKVDLNIEDGLRSALVPPFLILTFVENSVKYAFSTQKNCLIEISAHADEKKEYITMIIKDNGGGYPERIIKAYDGKINVEGHVGLNNIRQRLKLIFDDKASIELKNEEGAVTIIKIPCITINDSDFEDDF